One Babesia bovis T2Bo chromosome 4 map unlocalized Chr4_1, whole genome shotgun sequence genomic window carries:
- a CDS encoding emp24/gp25L/p24 family/GOLD family protein, whose protein sequence is MLLCVRIRLLVAATAVLLLWSPLGPSIYADTAVTSNTGQAKANSAGANATQSAKGQGNAAKGQPKATASTTTNQKAGATVKSTKGNAGKSNVQNVTVEKTASTGQKAATQKGTADGGNVKPKGQTATNKKESPKNVAANSKAGGPSGVKAQPERKKPAPVMSVAETLNTFPDVIGDAGVDEEMHEVEEALYPDESSPAPETATVESSGISQDEVNANDGAAEPEPQFIEESKVVETKGMNKDDHDDFDFNIHFPESDEYKRREYIPPPAKPSSSYKDIPEVEKLSTGPVDSLDRIDMEDFGDSDYFYDEWNEKMEGFHPSAVLSFDIGPKGTETFYENVRSVGALLRGMYYTLSKAEELKVRLTIKSPSGEILFDKEGAEGIYAFDAKVTGIYTFEIYNSNWMTSTGVTFAAGNDEYSLLTSDHIRDTESRLEDLKNNVESVYAQFKYIWLHNHRQMRASRDAQTKLLLYSVLQLIVVGVCSMICVTYVKKIVSHKRIL, encoded by the exons ATGTTGCTGTGTGTGCGTATTCGTTTGTTGGTGGCGGCTACAGCTGTGTTGTTGCTATGGAGTCCTTTAGGGCCTTCTATTTATGCAGACACAGCTGTAACTTCGAACACTGGTCAGGCCAAAGCTAACTCTGCCGGTGCGAATGCCACGCAGTCTGCCAAAGGCCAGGGCAACGCTGCAAAGGGTCAGCCCAAGGCGACTGCTTCTACTACCACTAACCAAAAAGCTGGCGCCACTGTTAAATCTACAAAGGGCAATGCCGGAAAGTCAAACGTTCAGAATGTAACAGTGGAAAAGACAGCTTCTACTGGTCAGAAAGCCGCAACTCAGAAGGGCACTGCTGACGGTGGCAATGTGAAGCCCAAAGGGCAGACTGCAACTAACAAGAAAGAGTCACCTAAGAACGTGGCTGCAAATTCTAAGGCTGGCGGTCCTTCTGGAGTGAAGGCGCAACCTGAGCGTAAGAAACCCGCTCCTGTGATGTCTGTTGCCGAGACATTAAACACATTCCCAGATGTCATTGGTGATGCTGGCGTGGACGAAGAGATGCACGAAGTTGAGGAGGCATTGTACCCTGACGAGAGCAGCCCAGCTCCAGAAACTGCTACTGTGGAAAGCTCGGGTATTAGCCAGGACGAAGTTAACGCCAACGACGGTGCTGCCGAACCAGAGCCTCAGTTTATTGAGGAATCAAAGGTGGTTGAGACTAAGGGAATGAACAAAGATGATCATGACGACTTTGATTTCAATATTCATTTCCCTGAATCTGATGAATACAAGAGGCGTGAGTACATTCCACCACCTGCTAAACCGAGCTCGTCGTATAAGGATATTCCTGAAGTTGAAAAG CTTTCTACTGGTCCTGTAGATTCATTAGACCGTATTGATATGGAAGATTTTGGGGACTCCGATTACTTTTATGACGAGTGGAACGAAAAGATGGAGGGCTTCCATCCATCGGCTGTTTTGTCTTTCGACATAGGtcctaaaggcactgagACTTTTTACGAGAATGTACGTAGCGTTGGTGCCTTGTTGCGTGGTATGTACTATACGTTATCCAAGGCGGAGGAGCTTAAGGTTCGTCTGACCATTAAATCGCCATCTG GTGAGATTTTATTTGACAAGGAGGGTGCTGAGGGTATTTATGCCTTTGACGCCAAGGTCACTGGTATCTATACCTTTGAAATTTACAACTCTAACTGGATGACTTCCACTGGTGTTACCTTTGCTGCTGGCAATGACGAGTATTCTTTGTTGACATCGGACCACATTCGTGACACTGAATCGCGTCTTGAAGATTTGAAGAACAACGTTGAGTCTGTATATGCTCAATTCAAGTACATTTGGCTGCATAACCATCGCCAGATGCGTGCATCTCGTGACGCTCAGACCAAGCTTTTGCTTTACTCTGTTCTTCAGTTGATTGTCGTTGGAGTCTGTTCTATGATTTGTGTGACTTACGTCAAAAAGATTGTGTCTCACAAGAGGATTCTATAG
- a CDS encoding Tubulin/FtsZ family GTPase domain protein — protein MREVIAVHIGQAGVQVGNAVWELFCIEHGIRPDGTVEADPGYGAGEEDHAFHAFFAETASGKHVPRCLFVDLEPSVVDEVRRGAYKGLFHPEQLMSGKEDAANNFARGRYTTGADILNPAMDRIRKLSDACDSIQGFLFFSAVGGGTGSGTGSLLLENIGAEYERKTKLNFCIWPSPQVSTAVVEPYNSVLSTHSLLENTDVAVVLDNEAIYSICKKNLDIGRPIYKNLNRIIAQVISSLTTSLRFDGALNVDMNEFQTNLVPYPRIHFMLSSYAPIISARKAKHEFMSVGEITNSAFDPASMMAECDPRLGHYMACCLMYRGDVVPKDVNSAIAHVKSKKSVRFVDWSPTGFKFGINYQPPCVVPGDDLAKISRAVCMISNSTSISDVFVRMDSKFDVMYAKKAFVHWYMGEGMEESEFEEAREDVAALEKDYEEAISN, from the exons ATGAGAGAAGTCATTGCTGTACATATCGGACAGGCTGGTGTCCAAGTCGGTAATGCTGTTTG GGAACTGTTTTGCATTGAGCATGGCATTCGTCCAGATGGAACTGTTGAGGCTGACCCTGGCTATGGAGCCGGTGAGGAAGATCACGCCTTCCATGCATTTTTTGCTGAGACTGCCTCTGGCAAGCACGTCCCAAGATGTCTTTTCGTTGACCTTGAGCCTTCGGTTGTTGACGAGGTCCGCAGGGGTGCTTACAAGGGACTTTTCCACCCGGAGCAGTTGATGTCTGGTAAGGAGGATGCCGCTAATAACTTTGCTCGCGGTCGTTACACCACTGGTGCTGACATTTTGAACCCTGCTATGGACCGCATTCGCAAGTTGAGTGACGCCTGTGACAGCATTCAGGGTTTCCTTTTCTTTTCGGCTGTTGGTGGTGGTACCGGATCCGGTACTGGCAGTCTTCTTCTCGAGAACATTGGTGCTGAGTATGAGCGCAAGACTAAGTTGAATTTCTGCATCTGGCCATCTCCTCAGGTATCTACTGCTGTTGTTGAGCCCTACAACTCTGTATTATCCACGCATTCTCTTTTGGAGAACACCGACGTTGCTGTGGTATTGGACAATGAAGCTATATACTCCATTTGCAAGAAGAATCTTGACATTGGTCGTCCCATTTACAAGAATCTTAATAGGATCATAGCTCAAGTCATTTCATCATTGACTACATCTCTCCGTTTTGACGGTGCGCTGAATGTCGACATGAATGAGTTCCAGACCAACTTGGTACCTTACCCTCGCATTCACTTTATGCTTTCTTCTTATGCTCCGATTATTTCTGCTCGTAAGGCTAAGCATGAGTTTATGTCTGTTGGTGAGattactaacagtgcttTTGACCCTGCTTCTATGATGGCTGAATGTGACCCACGTCTTGGTCACTACATGGCTTGTTGTTTGATGTACCGTGGTGACGTCGTACCTAAGGACGTCAACTCCGCCATAGCTCATGTTAAGAGTAAGAAGTCTGTAAGATTCGTTGACTGGTCTCCCACTGGATTTAAGTTCGGCATTAACTACCAGCCACCATGTGTAGTTCCTGGCGATGACCTTGCCAAGATTTCACGTGCTGTATGTATGATATCCAACTCTACCTCCATATCCGATGTATTTGTTCGTATGGACTCCAAGTTTGATGTGATGTACGCCAAGAAGGCATTCGTTCATTGGTACATGGGTGAAGGTATGGAGGAGAGTGAGTTTGAGGAAGCCCGTGAAGACGTAGCGGCGCTTGAGAAAGACTACGAGGAGGCCATTTCGAATTAA
- a CDS encoding putative integral membrane protein: MNFFSALPFGQRRAFSRFARASADLRASLPKRITPKHHQKPLGSYPFPPEHEMLWKNRRQVPGGYFHQAISPFQLKFCYPLIHQAYARIWAKTSQMFWWVIWPTTMAITGFLAVEAINTKYVKRIHYD, translated from the exons atgaacTTCTTTTCAGCATTGCCCTTCGGGCAAAGGAGAGCTTTCTCCCGCTTTGCACGCGCGTCAGCTGATCTAAGAGCAAGCCTACCCAAGAGAATTACACCTAAACATCACCAAAAACCACTGGGATCGTATCCGTTCCCCCCGGAACATGAAATGCTATGGAAAAACCGTCGCCAGGTACCCGGAGGGTACTTTCACCAGGCCATTTCGCCATTTCAGCTGAAGTTTTGTTACCCACTTATACATCAAGCATATGCCCG AATTTGGGCCAAGACATCTCAAATGTTCTGGTGGGTCATCTGGCCCACAACAATGGCTATTACCGGGTTTCTCGCCGTTGAAGCCATCAATACCAAATATGTTAAAAGAATACACTACGATTAA
- a CDS encoding putative integral membrane protein encodes MIRYLYYDPTLSQKIAIWKAKFFATGWIWVATAISTYIALNGLHYANRHFEKGRYNI; translated from the exons ATGATCAGATATCTATATTATGATCCAACTCTATCGCAAAAAATTGCAAT ATGGAAGGCTAAGTTTTTCGCTACGGGATGGATATGGGTAGCAACAGCAATCAGTACATACATAGCCCTAAATGGATTACACTACGCGAACCGTCATTTTGAAAAGGGGCGCTACAACATATAG
- a CDS encoding glutaredoxin-like family protein: protein MILRNLGIFTTWILNSILPSSNNMRGSDISHWVNESINKSKVVVFSKTTCPYCIKANGILNSVAPNDLTIIQLDDNPDRAEIMEYFRETTGAATVPRVFIGGKFFGDCSKTVAANESGELKKVLEEAGCQ, encoded by the exons ATGATATTGCGAAATCTCGGTATTTTTACCACCTGGATTC TGAACAGCATATTGCCATCATCCAACAACATGAGGGGTTCTGACATATCTCACTGGGTCAATGAATCCATTAACAAGAGCAAGGTGGTTGTCTTTTCGAAGAC TACCTGCCCATACTGCATTAAGGCAAATGGCATACTTAATTCGGTAGCTCCAAACGATTTG ACTATTATTCAACTTGACGACAACCCAGACCGTGCTGAGATTATGGAGTATTTCAGGGAGACCACTG GTGCTGCTACAGTTCCTCGTGTATTCATTGGTGGCAAGTTCTTTGGTGACTGCAGTAAAACG GTCGCTGCTAACGAGTCTGGCGAGTTGAAGAAGGTATTGGAGGAAGCTGGTTGCCAGTGA
- a CDS encoding DegP protease / trypsin family protein codes for MAYSTSALYVRLLSQNVKPAASCYTVFGTGNCFHHAKVHKHLGSFMQRNLAVYGHRIGAFQCTSRSWVCTSAVPSDLPASETDASHDLQFYDYRSHQLLKRSFGSIVKIYCDSTDPNYAQPWQMRRQLKSIGSGFAISNRMVLTNAHCVSWHNRCLLRKHGSTIKFPGRIVAIGHECDLAIIHVDSEEFWEGVEPLELGEVPSLHDAVTVVGYPAGGDNLCITSGVVSRVDVTTYAHSNFRLLCAQIDAAINAGNSGGPALKDGKVIGVAFQAYDEAQNIGYIIPTSIVRQFLRQLEIHNRYTGFVTIGITYQLLENPALRSFVGLDQINASELPEGITATGILVCQCDKVPRPGDRLQTRDVILAINGHDVADDGTVHFRDVERVHLAYALTNKFTGDPCEVVVLRDGVVKTLVVHLQRPSYLVPEHQWEVMPRYYIFGGLVFVPLTMEYLKDEFGKKFYERAPSALLKPLSDIFADESGQEVVVLSQILASDITVGYDFRNVRLEAVNGHSVRNLKHLEYLLQNTLRDSPYLTFKFDGEVILVLDRIKAEELHPLILEQHAIPAHKSREL; via the exons ATGGCGTATTCTACATCTGCATTGTATGTTCGACTACTATCGCAAAATGTGAAGCCGGCGGCAAGTTGTTATACTGTGTTCGGCACTGGTAATTGCTTCCACCACGCCAAGGTACACAAACACCTCGGTTCGTTTATGCAAAGGAATTTAGCTGTGTATGGGCATCGAATAGGTGCTTTTCAATGCACTTCACGTTCCTGGGTGTGTACCAGTGCGGTACCTAGTGACCTTCCTG CGAGTGAAACTGATGCATCCCATGATCTGCAATTCTATGATTACCGATCGCATCAGTTACTGAAGCGTTCTTTCGGGAGTATTGTAAAGATATATTGTGATTCTACAGATCCCAATTATGCTCAACCATGGCAGATGCGTCGTCAGCTAAAGTCCATAGGCTCGGGTTTTGCTATATCTAATCGTATGGTACTCACCAATGCCCATTGTGTATCGTGGCACAACAGATGTCTATTACGTAAGCATGGCTCCACTATTAAATTCCCAGGCCGCATAGTTGCGATAGGCCATGAGTGTGATTTAGCCATTATTCACGTGGATTCAGAAGAGTTTTGGGAGGGCGTTGAGCCTTTAGAGCTTGGCGAGGTGCCAAGTTTACATGATGCTGTTACTGTGGTTGGTTACCCAGCTGGTGGTGACAATCTATGTATCACCTCGGGTGTTGTTTCTCGGGTAGATGTCACCACATATGCTCATTCCAACTTTCGTTTGTTATGTGCTCAAATTGACGCTGCTATAAATGCTGGCAATTCCGGTGGTCCTGCTTTGAAGGATGGCAAGGTCATCGGTGTTGCTTTCCAGGCGTACGATGAAGCCCAGAACATTGGTTACATAATTCCAACATCAATTGTGCGTCAATTTTTACGTCAACTTGAAATTCACAACCGTTACACTGGATTTGTCACTATCGgtataacataccagttATTGGAGAATCCCGCTCTCCGATCATTTGTTGGTTTGGACCAGATTAATGCTTCTGAACTTCCCGAAG GTATAACTGCTACTGGCATATTAGTATGCCAGTGTGATAAGGTTCCTAGGCCCGGCGACCGGCTTCAAACTAGGGATGTTATTTTAGCCATTAATGGCCATGACGTGGCTGACGACGGCACTGTGCACTTTAG GGACGTGGAACGAGTTCACCTGGCATATGCACTGACTAATAAGTTTACTGGTGACCCTTGCGAGGTGGTTGTGCTTCGTGATGGCGTGGTGAAGACCCTGGTTGTTCATTTACAAAGGCCTAGTTACTTGGTACCGGAACACCAGTGGGAGGTCATGCCTCGTTACTATATATTCGGTGGCCTTGTATTTGTACCGCTGACTATGGAGTACCTTAAGGATGAGTTTGGTAAAAAGTTTTACGAGCGAGCTCCGAGTGCATTGCTGAAGCCATtgagtgatatatttgCTGACGAATCAggccaggaggtggtaGTACTAAGCCAGATTCTAGCGTCAGACATAACTGTTGGTTACGACTTTAGAAATGTCCGTTTAGAGGCTGTTAATGGTCATTCCGTGAGGAACTTGAAGCATCTTGAGTACTTGTTGCAAAACACCCTCAGGGACTCACCTTACCTCACTTTTAAATTCGACGGCGAGGTCATTCTAGTGTTAGACCGCATTAAAGCGGAGGAGTTGCATCCACTTATTTTGGAGCAACATGCAATTCCAGCTCACAAATCTCGTGAATTATAG
- a CDS encoding Ubiquitin carboxyl-terminal hydrolase family protein: protein MGWNLPKLMAWGLSLGKRGYGRNLSMKEAEPLAKLAQTSGLKTPSRSTAVHKDECIYSTDTDKSPDGIYINLKSFESFGKGVLHLDTSGDNAIYLHVKRVLVPVNPEVNYSEDVTLDKVDSSTAINKEPGSTTNETAIVYKQKKTCDEVVEYEIYCPSLGLTVPLESAPQGLATICKAVIDHEAFNFNPDEFVWKDYLNESKYAEHLIQVEAPPVIKYENLVCDRCGAATNLWLNLSDGYIGCGRKNYDSGGCADGEEGAAIQHYNETGGIYPLAVKVGTITATSGDVFSYAADEDCLVTDPYLSVHLAHFGIDVSNLTKTEKTTAQLEIEKNEQHDWSEMGNGKSQVAQGPGLIGLENLGNTCYLNSAVQVLASVPELAKYFVENIESIATEVPEGTQPCGDVLLQFAKIVKALTTDRVVEQQRELLSRYRKACEEMGINYEEPEQLKNVAVKPSMLKYAIGRDNQRFATGDQQDAEEFFSHLLNTLVDMETEVKRRTKTNFKLKSFFFFKYRQYLVCESLNKMTYNDNEMHMLCLPLILQSETMELDPTVEINLQHCVSNWEREQEIDYIDQGKHHVGVITNALVTLPQYLVIKVDRFFYNMDGTSKKIVNPVVVPQEGIVLETQGEVDHKGYIVECNTREPKKAKHQGNDTLLQQLMAMGFQEKLCRLAMEREGNDNIDTCVNWILSNMDVVSEDTPDDKAGVVATNASILMDLGYPLELANRAAEKFGDDLAAAVDWLATEDFAPTTQVKQKGRYKLWAVISHIGESINTGHYVCHITKHGHWYTYNDAKVLTCDSAPTNNGYLYLFSRLE, encoded by the exons ATGGGATGGAATCTGCCTAAACTTATGGCATGGGGACTT AGCCTTGGAAAACGTGGTTACGGACGGAATTTATCAATGAAGGAAGCTGAGCCACTCGCTAAGCTAGCTCAAACCAGTGGATTGAAGACACCGAGTCGTAGTACAGCAGTACACAAAGatgaatgtatatacag CACTGATACCGATAAATCGCCAGACGGCATCTATATAAACCTGAAATCATTTGAATCATTTGGGAAAGGGGTCCTTCATCTTGATACATCTGGTGACAATGCGATTTATCTACATGTAAAGCGAGTTCTAGTCCCCGTCAACCCAGAGGTTAATTACAGCGAGGACGTCACACTTGATAAGGTGGATAGTAGCACTGCGATTAACAAGGAGCCAGGAAGTACTACGAATGAAACAGCTATAGT GTACAAGCAAAAGAAGACATGCGATGAAGTCGTGGAGTATGAGATATACTGCCCATCGCTAGGACTCACGGTGCCCCTAGAGAGTGCACCGCAGGGTCTAGCTACAATTTGCAAAGCCGTTATAGACCATGAAGCATTCAACTTTAACCCTGATGAGTTTGTTTGGAAGGACTATTTGAACGAGTCCAAGTATGCAGAGCATCTAATACAAGTAGAAGCACCACCGGTGATCAAGTACGAGAACTTGGTCTGCGACCGCTGTGGAGCTGCTACTAACCTATGGCTTAATTTATCTGATGG GTATATTGGCTGTGGTCGTAAAAACTATGACTCCGGAGGCTGCGCTGATGGAGAGGAAGGTGCTGCAATCCAGCATTACAATGAAACGGGTGGTATATACCCACTGGCAGTGAAAGTGGGTACCATCACTGCCACTTCGGGTGATGTGTTCAGCTACGCAGCCGATGAGGACTGCTTGGTAACTGACCCTTACCTCAGTGTCCACCTAGCCCACTTTGGTATAGACGTCTC TAACTTGACCAAAACCGAGAAAACAACGGCACAATTGGAAATTGAGAAGAATGAACAGCATGATTGGTCCGAAATGGGCAATGGGAAGTCACAAGTGGCACAAGGACCGGG ATTAATCGGTCTAGAGAACCTGGGGAATACATGCTACCTCAATTCGGCAGTGCAGGTACTGGCATCAGTACCTGAACTAGCGAAGTACTTCGTGGAAAACATTGAAAGCATCGCAACTGAGGTGCCAGAAGGTACCCAACCGTGCGGTGATGTGTTGTTGCAATTTGCAAAGATAGTCAAGGCGTTGACCACGGATCGCGTGGTAGAGCAGCAACGTGAACTATTATccagatatcgcaaagcTTGTGAAGAGATGGGAATTAATTACGAAGAACCGGAAC AATTGAAAAACGTAGCTGTGAAGCCATCAATGTTAAAGTATGCCATTGGCAGGGACAACCAGAGGTTTGCCACAGGTGACCAACAGGATGCAGAGGAATTCTTCAGCCACCTCCTGAATACGCTTGTTGATATGGAAACAGAAGTAAAACGACgtacaaaaacaaactTTAAACTGAAGTCATTCTTTTTCTTCAAGTATAGGCAGTACCTGGTCTGCGAAAGCTTGAATAAGATGACCTACAACGACAATGAGATGCATATGCTATGTCTACCGTTGATCCTACAATCCGAAACAATGGAATTGGACCCTACAGTCGAAATTAACCTACAGCACTGCGTAAGCAACTGGGAGCGTGAACAGGAGATTGACTACATTGACCAGGGCAAACACCACGTAGGGGTGATCACTAACGCACTAGTGACGTTACCACAGTACCTCGTGATAAAGGTCGACCGTTTCTTCTATAACATGGATGGAACTAGTAAGAAAATAGTGAACCCCGTTGTGGTACCACAGGAGGGCATTGTACTAGAAACACAAGGTGAAGTGGACCACAAAGGATATATCGTTGAATGCAATACACGCGAACCTAAAAAGGCCAAACATCAAGGAAATGACACATTGTTGCAACAGCTGATGGCCATGGGATTCCAGGAAAAGCTATGTAGATTGGCCATGGAAAGAGAAGGGAATGACAACATAGATACATGCGTGAACTGGATACTATCCAACATGGACGTAGTCTCAGAGGATACGCCAGACGACAAAGCTGGAGTAGTTGCCACCAACGCTTCGATACTGATGGACCTGGGATACCCACTGGAGCTGGCAAACAGAGCTGCCGAGAAGTTTGGAGATGACCTGGCTGCCGCCGTGGACTGGCTGGCAACGGAGGATTTCGCCCCTACCACACAGGTGAAGCAAAAGGGAAGATACAAGCTCTGGGCAgttatatcgcatataGGAGAAAGTATCAATACGGGGCATTACGTATGCCACATAACGAAACATGGGCACTGGTATACCTACAATGACGCCAAAGTGCTAACTTGTGACAGTGCACCAACCAATAATGGGTACCTATACCTATTTAGTAGGTTGGAATAA
- a CDS encoding RNA recognition motif domain containing protein, translating into MVDGSMISETKWADIEADEDYDVDGIDSHRLTAFETAPDSQGIKVVTSYTKNRQGQTVKITKRIKESRIPRRIHKEAKARADGSIFKVDKNMEAGITMASQEEILIEQPVGRRSKVNVEDNLDLVYAPADINLTRATRELKMKFKSLRDDSDVVDMMDSKDMPAKYVPPSRKEGGDRRNFDENTVRVTNLSEDVREKDLVELFSRVGRIHRAYLAKHKETQYSKGFAFITYATRQDALNAINKLNRQGYDNLLLNVEWAKPPNRDRQY; encoded by the exons ATGGTTGACG GCAGTATGATATCGGAGACGAAGTGGGCTGATATTGAAGCTGATGAGGACTATGATGTCGATGGGATTGATAGTCATCGTCTGACCGCTTTTGAAACTGCTCCGGACTCCCAGGGTATCAAGGTTGTAACTTCGTACACCAAGAATCGCCAGGGCCAGACGGTAAAG ATAACAAAACGGATCAAGGAGAGTAGAATCCCTCGACGCATTCACAAGGAAGCTAAAGCGCGTGCCGATGGATCTATATTCAAGGTTGATAAGAATATGGAAGCGGGTATTACCATGGCATCTCAGGAAGAGATTTTAATTGAGCAGCCAGTGGGCCGTCGTTCCAAGGTCAATGTTGAGGACAACCTTGACCTTGTATACGCTCCTGCGGATATCAACCTTACGCGTGCAACTCGTGAATTGAAGATGAAGTTCAAGAGTTTACGTGATGACAGTGACGTTGTTGACATGATGGATTCCAAGGACATGCCAGCTAAGTACGTTCCACCCAGCCGTAAGGAGGGTGGTGATCGCAGGAATTTCGATGAGAACACTGTACGTGTCACTAACTTGAGTGAGGACGTGCGTGAGAAGGATCTAGTAGAGCTGTTTAGTCGTGTAGGCCGCATTCACCGTGCTTACCTAGCTAAGCACAAGGAAACCCAGTATTCCAAGGGTTTCGCTTTTATTACCTATGCCACCAGGCAGGATGCCCTCAACGCTATCAATAAGCTTAACAGGCAGGGTTACGACAACTTGCTGCTGAATGTGGAGTGGGCCAAGCCACCAAACAGAGACAGGCAATATTAA